CGTTGAACGTGGCCGTATTGACCCATCGATATTTCTCCACCGCCTCCTTGTGCATCGCAGGAGCTATGGCCGCCCCACCGCCGAAACCTAACAGTCCAGTCTTAAAAAACGCCAAAAATATCTTCCACAACAACATCACCACCCCTTTATTCCGCCGATTATAGTCCAGATTTAGGCAAAGGGAAAATCCTGTAGAACACGGCGTAGAACACCGGGACCATTATCATGGTCAGGAAGGTTCCGACGAAAAGACCTCCCATTATGGTGACCGACATCCCGGAGTACATAGGGTCGAACAGCAACGGAGCCATGCCCAGTACGGTGGTCCCAGCGGCCATCATCACCGGCCTCAGTCGGACCACCGACGAGTCCAGTATGGCAAGATATCGGTCCTTGCCCTCTTTTATCTGTATCTCCACCTCGTCGATAAGGACTATGGCGTTTTTGATCAACATTCCCGACAATCCCAGAAAACCTAAAATCGACATAAACCCGAAGGGAATCCCCGACAGGACCATTCCCCCCGAAACCCCTATCAGGGAGAGAGGGACGGATAAAAACACCACTATAGGCTTCCTTATCGAGTCGAAAAGCAGAACCACCGTAAGGAACATGGCGACTAGGCATAGAGGGAAGGTCCTCTGAAGCGGCTCCTGTGCCTCCGCCGAGTCCTGGAACTCCCCTGTCCAGGTCATTGAATAGCCCAGTGGGAGAACGATAGACTCTATAGCCTCTACCAGCTGCTGTCTGAGGCTCTCGGCGGTCCCTGAGGTGGGGTTACACTCCACCGAGATGGCCCTCTGGCGATCGTGCCTGTTTATAAGAGGATCCTCCCACACCAGCCTGGAACCGTCCACCACATTCGAGAGGGGCACAAAGCTCCCGTAAGCTCCGCTCCATACCTGTATATCCTCGAGAGACCCTACGGACGTACGTTCATCCGCAGGGGGCCGGGATATTATGGGGATCAGGTCGTCGTCTTCTCTGAATATCCCTACCCTGGTCCCTCCGTAGGTCCACTGAAGGGCCTGAAGCAGATCGTGACGGCTGACCCCAACCTGACGAGCACGGCTCTCAGAGAACTGGGGCCGCAATACGTGTACCGGTTGCCGCCAGTCGGTACGCAGGTCTCTCACCATAGGGTTCTGCCTCATAACGTCCATGGCCTGACCGGCCAGGCCCTTAAGGACCGTCTCGTCAGGGCCTCTAAAACGGACACCGATCTTATACTCCACCCCTGGGCCGTTAGGCAGTCTGGTGCAGTGAAACTCGGCGTCGGGAAAATTGGCCTTTGCGTAGGAATCTATCTCCTCCATTATATTTTCCATTCCCTTGAGATCCTCCACCTCGATCAGCAGCTGACCGTAACTGGAGTTGCGGGGCTCGTAGTTATAGGAAAGGACGAACCGAAGGGTTCCCTCTCCGATAAAGGAGGCTACTCCCTTAACGCCCTGCAAGGACGACGCAAACACCTCCAGTTTCGCCACGTCGGCAGCTGTCTCCTCTATATGGGTTCCCTGAGGCTTCCAGTAATTGAAGTAGAACCGCCTCTGGGTCGAGTCTGGGAAGAAGGCCTGAGGAACCTTGCTGAACCCCACCACCGCCACGACAAGAGCCACAACCACAGAGGCAATAGTCAGCCATCTATGGGAAAGACACCTGCCGAGGAATACCCTGTATCGCCTGTAGACAGGCTTATCGTATGGATCGGGGCCGACCTTGGGGACCTTGAGAAACCACACGCAGAGCAGAGGCGTTATGGTGACCGCAAGTATCCAGCTTATGGAGAGAGAGAGGGCCATCACCTCGAAAAGGCTACGGGTGAACTCCCCCACGTTTCCTGGGGCAAAACCTATCGCCGCAAAGGCGAGAATGGCCACAAAGGTCGCGCCCATAAGAGGCCACTGGGTATCCTTGACAACCTCTATAGCGGCGTCCTCTCTACTCTCCCCTCTTTCGACTCTGACCAATATGCCATCCACCACTACGATAGCGTTATCTACCAGCATTCCAAGAGCAAGTATGAGGGCTCCTAGTGAGATTTTCTGAAGGTCGATATCCATGATAAACATCCCACAGAAGGTGCAGAGTATCGTCAATAGCAGTATAAATCCGACCAGTAGACCGCTCTGCCAACCCATGAAGGCCATTAGAACAGCGACGACTATGCCGACCGCTTCGACGAGGTTCAAAACGAAGGCCGAAACCGATTCAATGACTATATCGCTCTGATAATAGAGAGAGGAGAGTTTCATCCCGGCGGGACGGTTCTCCTCCATGCCCTCGAGAGCATTTTTTATCGACTCACCCATGGTGACCACGTTACCACCGGATACGGTGGAGACCCCTATGGCAACCGCTGGCTCTCCGTTGAACCTCATTATGTTATCAGGGGGATCTTGATAAGCTCTGCGGATCGTGGCGACCTCACCGAGCCTGACGAGACCGCCGGCCCCACCTACCAGCAAGTCCGCTATGCTGGACTCGTCCTGAAATTCCCCGGAGGGCGAGATCCTAACGTGTTCTCCGTCGACTTTGACCTTACCCGCTGGCTCCACGAGATTATGACCGCTCAACGTATCGTATATCCTTGACGGTGGGATCCCAAGTTCCGCCAGACGAGACCTCTTAAACTCTACGTAAATGACCTCCTGGCTATCGCCCCAGATGGAGACCTTGGCGACGTCCTGGCACAGGAGCAGGTCCTTCTTCAACCCCTCGGCGTAATGACGAAGCTGGGCCATGGAGTATCCCTTCCCGGTCAGGGAGAAAAAGACTCCATAAACATCTCCGAAATCGTCGTTTATCGATGATGGCCCGGCCCCCGGTGGAAGCTGCCCTCTCACATCACCGACCTTCTTCCTCAGCTCATCCCAAAGCTGTGGCAGGGTATCGGACCTGTACTCGTCTTTCATGTCCACGTAGACGATAGACAAACCCTCTTTCGAGGTCGACCGAACCTCTTTGACCTGCCCCATGGACTGAACCGCCTCCTCCACTACGTCGGTGACCTCCTTCTCGACCTCCAGAGGGGACGCTCCAGGATAGGGGGTAATGACCATGGCGGTCTTTATGAGAAACGTAGGGTCCTCCAGCCTACCGAGCTTGCCGTAGGAGATAGCCCCTGCAATTACGATGAGGACCGTCATGACAGCCATGAAGGTCCTCTTTCTGAGGGAAAAACCGGCGGGATTCATCGTTTTAGGGGAGTTACCAACATACCGTCGGTGAGGAAGTCCGCACCGGCCACAACCAAATGCTCACCTGGATCCAATCCCTCTATCACCGCAAGCCGATCGTCTCCCTGCAACTTGCCCAACGACACCGATCTGGATCGTACCACCCCTTCTTCTGGATCGTAGATCCACACCGACGATCCTCCGTCGGAACCGGAGACCACCGCCCCTAAGGGCACGGTGAGATCTGGAGTTTGAGTTTTCGCTCCTTCGACCCAGAGCACCTCAGCGGTCATACCGGGCAACACGTTGACGTCCTTGGGGGCGGGGAACGCGAAGGTTACCGAATAGGTTTTGGTGGCCGAATCGGGAGAGGTGCTCCACTCCTTCAGGACGGCTTTGACGGTAAAATCGTCCATAGACGGAAAGGATATCTCAACCTCCGCTCCCTCCGATAGCCCCCCTTTTGCCAGAGCTCCCTCGGGCACGTTGGCCAAGACCTTAAGGGTGGCTATGTCGAGGAGGCCCATTACGACCTGGCCGGGGGAGACCATCTCGTGGTTTTCCACCTTCCTCACGGACACTATTCCATCGAAAGGGGCCTTCAAGACGGTGTCCTCCAGACGGTGCCTCGCTATGGACAGTTGAGCTCTTATATTCTGGACCGCCGCCCTGGCCATGGTCACGTTTTTCTTTATCTGATCGTAATCTGCCTGAGCGACAACCTTCTCGTCCAGAAGGGACCTATATCTGTGGTGATCCTGTTCGGCGTTCTCCAGGGACGCCATGGCCCCGCTAAGCTCCGCCTCCAGCACCTTTATCTGATCCTTAAAATCCCTCTGGTCTATCTGGGCCAATCTCTGTCCCTTCGAGACCAGGTCACCTAGCTGAACTTCCAGCGAAGTTATAGGACCTCCCACACGAAAGGCCAAAAATGCCTCCTGATCGGCCTTGACCACACCGGGGTAACGACGACCGAAGGAGGTTTCCGTCCCCCCTAGGACCTCTATCGCCACAGGCCTTGGATTAGCTGAACTGGACAGTTCAACCACCTCATCTTTTACCTCCGTAGCCGATACTGCCTTGCTGTAAAAAAACCAACCGCCACAACTGGACAACAACAGAGTGACGATGAGGACACATTTTTTTATTCTTCTCACCGTTGATATTCCTCCTTTTTTAAAGGTGATACGCCGGGCAACCCTAGAGCCCAAAGGGTGCGCTCTAAAATCCTGCGTTCCAATCTCTCAAGATAGCTCGGCTCTAGATCACCGGCCCCCAACTTCCTTGCCACCACATCGCTGTAATCGGCGTGAAAAAAGATAGGCGCACATATGACCAGTAACTCACAGACTGCGTCCATCCTGGACATAGATGGATCCACCGTCCGCAGAAGGGATTCAAAGGCCTCGGAGGAGGGATCCATGACTTTGACGGTCAGTAGATCCCTCAAGGGCCCCTGAGATCGGAGAAGCTGGTATATCACCCTGCTGCACCACTTAGGCCTGTCTAGGGAAAACACCGTCTCCATAAACCACCTTATCCCTCCGCGGACCGCCTCGGCCCTTACCGCCGGATCGTCTAAAGCGCCCTCATACTGGGCCAGTACCTGAGAGAGGGGGTTATCGACCTGTGGCTTCAGGGCCAGGTTAACGACCGCCTCAAAAAGGCCGTCCTTGCCGCCGAAATGGTAGTGGATGCTCCCTACGTTCTCCCCTGCCCTCTTGGCGACGTCTCTGGTCGACACGCTGGCAAAGCCCCTCTCCGCCGCCAGCTCCCCTGCCGCCTCGATCAACCTCTCTTTGGTCCTCTCTCCTGTGGAATACCGGGCCATGACATAACCTCCTAAACATCGATGGGGCGTATTTTAAACGATCGACCTATTTTAGTCAACCGATCAAAAAAGAGGGATAGGAGACTTAAGCCTCCTATCCCTCTTCGTCCTCAGCGTCGTCAAATAAATCCTTAACCTCCAAAAGCCCGGGGTTTTCTCCCATTA
The uncultured Dethiosulfovibrio sp. genome window above contains:
- a CDS encoding efflux RND transporter permease subunit, which produces MAVMTVLIVIAGAISYGKLGRLEDPTFLIKTAMVITPYPGASPLEVEKEVTDVVEEAVQSMGQVKEVRSTSKEGLSIVYVDMKDEYRSDTLPQLWDELRKKVGDVRGQLPPGAGPSSINDDFGDVYGVFFSLTGKGYSMAQLRHYAEGLKKDLLLCQDVAKVSIWGDSQEVIYVEFKRSRLAELGIPPSRIYDTLSGHNLVEPAGKVKVDGEHVRISPSGEFQDESSIADLLVGGAGGLVRLGEVATIRRAYQDPPDNIMRFNGEPAVAIGVSTVSGGNVVTMGESIKNALEGMEENRPAGMKLSSLYYQSDIVIESVSAFVLNLVEAVGIVVAVLMAFMGWQSGLLVGFILLLTILCTFCGMFIMDIDLQKISLGALILALGMLVDNAIVVVDGILVRVERGESREDAAIEVVKDTQWPLMGATFVAILAFAAIGFAPGNVGEFTRSLFEVMALSLSISWILAVTITPLLCVWFLKVPKVGPDPYDKPVYRRYRVFLGRCLSHRWLTIASVVVALVVAVVGFSKVPQAFFPDSTQRRFYFNYWKPQGTHIEETAADVAKLEVFASSLQGVKGVASFIGEGTLRFVLSYNYEPRNSSYGQLLIEVEDLKGMENIMEEIDSYAKANFPDAEFHCTRLPNGPGVEYKIGVRFRGPDETVLKGLAGQAMDVMRQNPMVRDLRTDWRQPVHVLRPQFSESRARQVGVSRHDLLQALQWTYGGTRVGIFREDDDLIPIISRPPADERTSVGSLEDIQVWSGAYGSFVPLSNVVDGSRLVWEDPLINRHDRQRAISVECNPTSGTAESLRQQLVEAIESIVLPLGYSMTWTGEFQDSAEAQEPLQRTFPLCLVAMFLTVVLLFDSIRKPIVVFLSVPLSLIGVSGGMVLSGIPFGFMSILGFLGLSGMLIKNAIVLIDEVEIQIKEGKDRYLAILDSSVVRLRPVMMAAGTTVLGMAPLLFDPMYSGMSVTIMGGLFVGTFLTMIMVPVFYAVFYRIFPLPKSGL
- a CDS encoding efflux RND transporter periplasmic adaptor subunit, translating into MRRIKKCVLIVTLLLSSCGGWFFYSKAVSATEVKDEVVELSSSANPRPVAIEVLGGTETSFGRRYPGVVKADQEAFLAFRVGGPITSLEVQLGDLVSKGQRLAQIDQRDFKDQIKVLEAELSGAMASLENAEQDHHRYRSLLDEKVVAQADYDQIKKNVTMARAAVQNIRAQLSIARHRLEDTVLKAPFDGIVSVRKVENHEMVSPGQVVMGLLDIATLKVLANVPEGALAKGGLSEGAEVEISFPSMDDFTVKAVLKEWSTSPDSATKTYSVTFAFPAPKDVNVLPGMTAEVLWVEGAKTQTPDLTVPLGAVVSGSDGGSSVWIYDPEEGVVRSRSVSLGKLQGDDRLAVIEGLDPGEHLVVAGADFLTDGMLVTPLKR
- a CDS encoding helix-turn-helix domain-containing protein gives rise to the protein MARYSTGERTKERLIEAAGELAAERGFASVSTRDVAKRAGENVGSIHYHFGGKDGLFEAVVNLALKPQVDNPLSQVLAQYEGALDDPAVRAEAVRGGIRWFMETVFSLDRPKWCSRVIYQLLRSQGPLRDLLTVKVMDPSSEAFESLLRTVDPSMSRMDAVCELLVICAPIFFHADYSDVVARKLGAGDLEPSYLERLERRILERTLWALGLPGVSPLKKEEYQR